The Bacillota bacterium genome includes a window with the following:
- a CDS encoding PIN domain nuclease — MVLIDTSVLIGFLKGQVDEKTELFKDVLSRDIPFGISSYTYQEVLQGARNETEFNTLKEYLSTQQIYYLEPEASTFEKGARIYFDLRRKGVTPRSTIDLLIALTAIERKLVLLHNDSDFDLMSGNIPELMVLNSL; from the coding sequence ATGGTACTAATTGACACCTCTGTCCTCATCGGTTTTTTGAAAGGACAAGTAGATGAGAAAACAGAGCTTTTCAAAGATGTTCTTTCCCGAGATATTCCCTTTGGAATATCATCCTACACTTATCAGGAGGTTTTGCAGGGGGCAAGAAATGAGACAGAGTTTAATACACTTAAAGAATATCTTTCAACTCAGCAAATCTATTATTTAGAGCCAGAAGCCTCTACCTTTGAAAAGGGTGCCAGAATATATTTTGACCTGAGACGCAAAGGCGTAACCCCACGAAGTACAATCGACCTACTTATTGCTCTAACCGCAATTGAGAGAAAGCTGGTATTGCTTCATAACGATAGTGATTTTGATTTAATGTCCGGCAACATTCCGGAACTCATGGTTCTGAATTCACTATGA
- a CDS encoding type II toxin-antitoxin system VapB family antitoxin: MRTNIVIDDNLMEQAMRISGLTTKREVVDRALVEFVQRHARKDLKELQGKIAFADNYDYKAMRKGC, translated from the coding sequence GTGCGTACTAATATCGTAATTGATGATAACCTCATGGAGCAGGCTATGCGCATTTCTGGCTTGACTACTAAGAGGGAAGTGGTTGATAGGGCTCTAGTTGAGTTTGTACAACGTCATGCACGCAAGGACTTGAAAGAATTACAGGGCAAGATTGCATTTGCCGACAATTATGATTATAAAGCAATGCGAAAGGGGTGTTAA